The following are from one region of the Rhipicephalus microplus isolate Deutch F79 chromosome 1, USDA_Rmic, whole genome shotgun sequence genome:
- the Gbeta5 gene encoding guanine nucleotide-binding protein subunit beta-5 isoform X1, with product MAAEENAATKVDHPAETVESLTREIEQLKARLEEERKKINDVSVTSLAGKVEPIKDLNIKLRRVLKGHQGKVLCSDWSQDKRHIVSSSQDGKMIIWDAFTTNKEHAVTMPTTWVMACAYAPSGNMVACGGLDNKVTVYPLSFEEEVSAKKKAVGTHTSYMSCCLFPNSDQQILTGSGDSTCALWDVECSQLLQSFHGHSADVMALDLSPTEMGNTFVSAGCDRQALVWDMRSGQCVQSFQGHESDINTVKFYPSGDAIATGSDDATCRLYDLRADREVAVYSKQSIIFGVNSVDFSVSGRLLFGGYNDYTVNVWDTLKCVRLSILYGHENRVTCLKVSPDGTALSTGSWDFTLRVWA from the exons ATGGCGGCCGAGGAGAACGCCGCCACCAAGGTGGACCACCCGGCCGAGACGGTCGAGTCGCTGACGCGCGAGATCGAGCAGCTCAAGGCGAGGCTCGAGGAAGAGAGGAAGAAGATCAACGACGTCAGTG TAACCTCGTTGGCCGGCAAAGTGGAGCCCATCAAAGATCTGAACATCAAGCTGCGCAGGGTTCTCAAGGGACACCAGGGAAAAGTGCTCTGCTCCGACTGGTCGCAGGACAAGCGACACATCGTCAGCTCGTCCCAG GATGGCAAGATGATTATATGGGACGCCTTCACTACGAACAAG GAGCACGCTGTAACGATGCCAACAACCTGGGTGATGGCTTGCGCCTATGCACCGTCGGGGAACATGGTCGCCTGTGG TGGTTTGGACAACAAGGTGACCGTGTACCCACTCAGCTTCGAGGAGGAAGTATccgcaaagaagaaagcagtgGGAACACACACCAGCTACATGTCCTGCTGCCTGTTCCCGAATTCGGACCAACAG ATCCTGACGGGCAGCGGTGACAGCACGTGCGCGTTGTGGGACGTGGAGTGTTCGCAACTGCTCCAGAGTTTCCACGGCCACTCCGCCGACGTCATGGCACTCGACCTGTCGCCTACAGAGATGGGCAACACTTTCGTCTCCGCA GGTTGTGACAGGCAAGCGCTCGTGTGGGACATGCGGTCAGGACAGTGCGTGCAGTCCTTCCAGGGGCACGAATCGGATATAAACACCGTCAAGTTCTACCCGAGCGGAGACGCCATCGCCACCGGCTCGGATGACGCCACC TGTCGTCTTTATGACCTACGTGCTGACAGGGAAGTAGCCGTTTATTCCAAGCAGAGTATCATCTTCGGCGTTAACTCAGTGGACTTCTCAGTGAGCG GTCGCTTACTCTTCGGCGGCTACAACGACTACACGGTGAACGTGTGGGATACACTCAAGTGCGTGCGACTCAGCATCCTCTACGGTCACGAGAACCGCGTCACCTGCCTCAAGGTGTCGCCCGATGGAACCGCGCTCTCCACAGGCAGCTGGGACTTCACGCTCAGG GTATGGGCCTAA
- the Gbeta5 gene encoding guanine nucleotide-binding protein subunit beta-5 isoform X2: MAAEENAATKVDHPAETVESLTREIEQLKARLEEERKKINDVSVTSLAGKVEPIKDLNIKLRRVLKGHQGKVLCSDWSQDKRHIVSSSQDGKMIIWDAFTTNKHAVTMPTTWVMACAYAPSGNMVACGGLDNKVTVYPLSFEEEVSAKKKAVGTHTSYMSCCLFPNSDQQILTGSGDSTCALWDVECSQLLQSFHGHSADVMALDLSPTEMGNTFVSAGCDRQALVWDMRSGQCVQSFQGHESDINTVKFYPSGDAIATGSDDATCRLYDLRADREVAVYSKQSIIFGVNSVDFSVSGRLLFGGYNDYTVNVWDTLKCVRLSILYGHENRVTCLKVSPDGTALSTGSWDFTLRVWA; the protein is encoded by the exons ATGGCGGCCGAGGAGAACGCCGCCACCAAGGTGGACCACCCGGCCGAGACGGTCGAGTCGCTGACGCGCGAGATCGAGCAGCTCAAGGCGAGGCTCGAGGAAGAGAGGAAGAAGATCAACGACGTCAGTG TAACCTCGTTGGCCGGCAAAGTGGAGCCCATCAAAGATCTGAACATCAAGCTGCGCAGGGTTCTCAAGGGACACCAGGGAAAAGTGCTCTGCTCCGACTGGTCGCAGGACAAGCGACACATCGTCAGCTCGTCCCAG GATGGCAAGATGATTATATGGGACGCCTTCACTACGAACAAG CACGCTGTAACGATGCCAACAACCTGGGTGATGGCTTGCGCCTATGCACCGTCGGGGAACATGGTCGCCTGTGG TGGTTTGGACAACAAGGTGACCGTGTACCCACTCAGCTTCGAGGAGGAAGTATccgcaaagaagaaagcagtgGGAACACACACCAGCTACATGTCCTGCTGCCTGTTCCCGAATTCGGACCAACAG ATCCTGACGGGCAGCGGTGACAGCACGTGCGCGTTGTGGGACGTGGAGTGTTCGCAACTGCTCCAGAGTTTCCACGGCCACTCCGCCGACGTCATGGCACTCGACCTGTCGCCTACAGAGATGGGCAACACTTTCGTCTCCGCA GGTTGTGACAGGCAAGCGCTCGTGTGGGACATGCGGTCAGGACAGTGCGTGCAGTCCTTCCAGGGGCACGAATCGGATATAAACACCGTCAAGTTCTACCCGAGCGGAGACGCCATCGCCACCGGCTCGGATGACGCCACC TGTCGTCTTTATGACCTACGTGCTGACAGGGAAGTAGCCGTTTATTCCAAGCAGAGTATCATCTTCGGCGTTAACTCAGTGGACTTCTCAGTGAGCG GTCGCTTACTCTTCGGCGGCTACAACGACTACACGGTGAACGTGTGGGATACACTCAAGTGCGTGCGACTCAGCATCCTCTACGGTCACGAGAACCGCGTCACCTGCCTCAAGGTGTCGCCCGATGGAACCGCGCTCTCCACAGGCAGCTGGGACTTCACGCTCAGG GTATGGGCCTAA